In Wenyingzhuangia fucanilytica, the following are encoded in one genomic region:
- a CDS encoding heavy-metal-associated domain-containing protein — MKITTKYLCIAFLAFITLSACKPSDKKSAEQQIDLPVKMQTASIDIEGMTCEIGCAKTIESKISKIEGVTESKVDFEAKKGTFTFDSNKTSEASIISTINGLLDGKTYTASAGKSCCANKEVKECTQACAEKCGHKVGEVCEKCSTKKESCCATDKAKECSKACAEKCEHKEGETCAKSSTKNETCKPGCEKPCCSTESK; from the coding sequence ATGAAAATAACAACAAAATACTTATGTATTGCTTTCTTAGCATTCATTACATTATCAGCATGTAAACCATCTGATAAAAAAAGCGCTGAACAACAAATAGATTTACCTGTAAAAATGCAAACAGCTTCAATAGATATTGAAGGGATGACTTGCGAAATAGGTTGTGCTAAAACTATTGAATCTAAAATTTCTAAAATAGAGGGAGTTACAGAGTCTAAGGTAGATTTTGAAGCTAAAAAAGGAACTTTTACTTTTGATTCTAATAAAACTTCAGAGGCTAGTATCATAAGTACTATTAATGGATTATTGGATGGTAAAACTTATACTGCAAGTGCAGGAAAATCATGTTGTGCCAATAAAGAAGTAAAGGAGTGTACACAAGCTTGTGCAGAAAAGTGTGGTCATAAAGTAGGAGAGGTTTGCGAAAAATGCAGTACTAAAAAAGAATCTTGTTGCGCTACAGATAAAGCTAAAGAATGTTCTAAAGCTTGTGCAGAAAAATGTGAGCATAAAGAAGGTGAAACATGTGCAAAGAGTTCTACTAAAAATGAAACTTGTAAACCTGGTTGCGAAAAACCTTGTTGCTCAACTGAGAGTAAATAA
- the rplU gene encoding 50S ribosomal protein L21: protein MYAIVEIAGQQFKVAQDQKVYVHRLQNEEGESVSFDNVLLVDNNGDVTIGAPAIEGASVKAKVLGHLKGDKVIVFKKKRRKGYKKKNGHRQYLTEIQIEAINA, encoded by the coding sequence ATGTACGCAATTGTAGAGATAGCAGGGCAGCAGTTTAAAGTAGCGCAAGATCAAAAAGTATACGTTCACCGTTTACAAAACGAAGAAGGAGAGTCAGTTTCTTTTGACAACGTTTTATTAGTAGACAACAATGGTGATGTTACTATTGGCGCCCCAGCTATAGAAGGAGCTTCAGTAAAAGCTAAAGTTTTAGGTCACTTAAAAGGTGATAAAGTAATCGTTTTCAAGAAGAAAAGAAGAAAAGGTTACAAAAAGAAAAACGGACACCGTCAGTATTTAACTGAAATCCAAATTGAAGCTATCAACGCTTAA
- the rpmA gene encoding 50S ribosomal protein L27, translating to MAHKKGVGSSKNGRESESKRLGVKIFGGQAALAGNIIVRQRGTTHNPGENVYMGKDHTLHAKVDGIVEFQKKRDNKSYVSITPIEA from the coding sequence ATGGCTCATAAGAAAGGTGTCGGAAGTTCGAAGAACGGTAGAGAATCAGAATCGAAACGATTAGGTGTAAAGATCTTTGGTGGACAAGCTGCTTTAGCTGGTAACATCATAGTACGTCAAAGAGGTACTACTCACAACCCAGGTGAAAATGTTTACATGGGAAAAGATCATACTTTACATGCAAAAGTTGATGGAATCGTAGAATTCCAAAAGAAAAGAGACAACAAATCTTATGTTTCTATTACTCCTATAGAGGCTTAA
- the sufD gene encoding Fe-S cluster assembly protein SufD, whose protein sequence is MSLQNKLAEAFKGTAKNVTVENYKKEAFEAFSQKGFPTTKDEEWKYTSLRSILKNEYGIESAQATSVTAETIAPYLVEGLDSYKMVFVDGVFNASLSDTIDEVSVKLLSEAIEDAAYEDIFKNKYNSLAKGKTSLTDLNTAFTNEGVVIEVSKSKVVSKPVELVYLASGETTAMLLQPRNLIIVGKNAQVKFIERHQSLADVATFNNVVTEVFVGQNGIFDLYKIQNDKNDASLVDATFVAQERDTVASVYTFSFGGNITRNNLSFSQNGPGCDSILNGVTILEGDQLVDNHTLVDHKSPDCQSNETYKGIYGGKSTGVFNGKVIVDQAAQRINAYQQNDSVLISDTATINSKPQLEIFADDVKCSHGCTIGQLDKSALFYMQQRGIPKVEAEALLMFAFCSDAIKEVKIPALKRKINQLMADKLGVNIRFDEI, encoded by the coding sequence ATGAGTTTACAAAATAAATTGGCAGAAGCGTTTAAGGGAACAGCTAAGAACGTAACTGTAGAAAATTATAAAAAAGAAGCTTTTGAAGCGTTTTCTCAAAAAGGTTTTCCAACAACCAAAGATGAGGAGTGGAAATACACAAGCTTAAGAAGTATCTTAAAAAACGAATACGGAATTGAGTCTGCACAAGCAACATCTGTAACTGCAGAAACCATTGCTCCTTATTTGGTAGAGGGGTTAGATTCTTATAAAATGGTTTTTGTTGATGGTGTTTTTAATGCTTCATTATCTGATACTATTGATGAGGTTTCTGTAAAATTATTGTCAGAAGCAATAGAAGATGCTGCTTATGAAGATATTTTCAAAAACAAATACAATAGCTTAGCTAAAGGAAAAACTAGTTTAACGGATTTAAACACTGCTTTTACAAACGAAGGAGTCGTTATTGAAGTATCTAAAAGCAAAGTTGTTTCTAAGCCTGTAGAGTTGGTTTATTTAGCTTCTGGAGAAACAACTGCAATGTTGTTACAACCTAGAAACTTAATTATTGTAGGAAAAAATGCTCAAGTTAAGTTTATTGAACGTCATCAATCTTTAGCAGATGTAGCTACTTTTAACAATGTAGTAACTGAAGTTTTTGTAGGTCAGAATGGAATTTTTGATTTGTATAAAATTCAGAATGATAAAAATGATGCTTCTTTAGTTGATGCAACTTTTGTGGCTCAAGAAAGAGATACAGTTGCTTCTGTATATACTTTTTCTTTTGGCGGTAATATTACTAGAAATAACTTGTCGTTCTCTCAAAATGGACCTGGTTGCGATTCTATCTTAAATGGTGTTACTATTTTAGAAGGAGATCAGTTGGTAGATAATCATACTTTAGTAGATCATAAATCACCAGATTGCCAGTCTAATGAAACTTACAAAGGAATTTACGGAGGTAAATCTACAGGAGTTTTTAATGGTAAAGTAATTGTAGATCAAGCTGCTCAAAGAATTAATGCATATCAACAAAACGATTCTGTGTTGATTTCTGATACAGCAACAATTAACTCTAAACCTCAGTTAGAAATTTTTGCAGATGATGTAAAATGTTCTCACGGATGTACAATTGGGCAGTTAGATAAATCTGCTTTATTTTACATGCAACAAAGAGGAATTCCTAAGGTTGAGGCAGAAGCATTATTAATGTTTGCTTTCTGTTCTGATGCTATTAAAGAGGTAAAGATTCCTGCTTTAAAGCGTAAGATTAACCAGTTAATGGCTGATAAATTAGGAGTAAATATCCGTTTTGACGAAATCTAA
- the sufC gene encoding Fe-S cluster assembly ATPase SufC, with protein sequence MLKIENLHAKVEDNDILKGLNIEVKAGEVHAIMGPNGAGKSTLASVVTGNENYEVTEGSITLEGEDLSELGPDERAHKGVFLSFQYPVEIPGVTVTNFIKTAINAKRKAQGLEDMPAAEMLKKIKEKAALLEIDKTFLSRSLNEGFSGGEKKRNEIFQMAMLEPKLAILDETDSGLDIDALRIVANGVNKLKSKDNAVVVITHYQRLLDYIVPDFVHVLADGKIVKSGGKELALELEAKGYDWLK encoded by the coding sequence ATGTTAAAAATAGAAAATTTACACGCAAAAGTAGAAGATAACGATATCTTAAAAGGATTGAATATTGAAGTAAAAGCAGGTGAGGTTCACGCTATTATGGGACCAAATGGAGCTGGTAAAAGTACGCTTGCTTCTGTAGTTACTGGAAATGAAAATTATGAAGTAACTGAAGGATCTATTACTTTAGAGGGTGAGGATTTAAGTGAATTAGGACCAGATGAAAGAGCTCATAAAGGAGTGTTTTTATCTTTTCAATATCCTGTAGAGATTCCAGGTGTAACAGTAACAAACTTCATTAAAACCGCTATTAACGCTAAGCGTAAAGCTCAAGGTTTAGAAGATATGCCTGCGGCTGAAATGTTAAAGAAAATTAAAGAAAAAGCAGCTTTATTAGAAATTGATAAAACTTTCTTGTCTCGTTCTTTAAACGAAGGATTTTCTGGAGGAGAAAAAAAGCGTAACGAAATTTTTCAAATGGCAATGTTAGAGCCTAAATTGGCAATTTTGGATGAAACAGATTCAGGATTAGATATTGATGCTTTAAGAATTGTAGCTAACGGAGTAAATAAGTTAAAATCTAAAGATAATGCAGTAGTTGTAATTACTCACTATCAACGTTTGTTAGATTATATCGTTCCAGATTTTGTACACGTTTTAGCAGATGGTAAAATAGTAAAATCAGGAGGTAAAGAATTGGCTTTAGAATTAGAAGCTAAAGGTTACGACTGGTTAAAGTAA
- a CDS encoding four helix bundle protein, producing the protein MARFSSFEEIEAWKKARLFNKVIYTITNDGFFSKDFDLARQIRRASVSISSNIAEGFERNTNKEFIHFLYIAKASAGEVRSQLYLAFDLKYIDEIQFDKLINEVLEISKIISGLIKYLNK; encoded by the coding sequence TTGGCTCGGTTTAGTTCTTTTGAGGAAATTGAAGCTTGGAAAAAAGCAAGACTATTCAACAAAGTAATTTACACAATTACAAATGATGGGTTTTTTTCTAAAGATTTTGATTTAGCAAGACAAATAAGAAGAGCTTCAGTTTCAATATCTTCTAATATAGCAGAAGGGTTTGAACGAAATACAAATAAAGAATTTATTCATTTTTTATATATAGCAAAAGCATCAGCAGGAGAAGTTAGGTCACAATTATATTTAGCTTTTGATTTAAAATATATTGATGAAATACAATTTGACAAATTAATAAATGAAGTTTTAGAGATTTCAAAAATTATAAGTGGTTTAATAAAATATTTAAATAAATAG
- the sufB gene encoding Fe-S cluster assembly protein SufB encodes MSKYTEDDLREELKTKEYEYGFYTYLDAETFPKGLNEDVIRAISLKKEEPEWMTEWRLDAFRKWEAMAEPEWANVRYEKPDFQNISYYSAPKKADPNKSLDDVDPELLEMYKKLGISVDEQKKLQNIAVDIVVDSVSVATTFKKTLNEKGIIFCPISEAIKEHPELVKKYMGSVVPKTDNFYAALNSAVFTDGSFCYIPKGVTCPMELSTYFRINESGTGQFERTLVIADEGSFVSYLEGCTAPSRDENQLHAAVVELIALDDAEIKYSTVQNWFPGDAAGKGGVYNFVTKRAVCEKNAKVSWTQVETGSAVTWKYPSCILKGDNSTGEFYSIAVTNNYQQADTGTKMVHLGNNTKSTIISKGISAGHSHNSYRGLVRVNPKAENARNFSQCDSLLMGDLCGAHTFPYIEVKNKSAKIEHEATTSKIGEDQLFYCNQRGIDTEKAIALIVNGFSKEVLNKLPMEFAVEAQKLLEISLEGSVG; translated from the coding sequence ATGAGTAAATATACAGAAGACGACTTAAGGGAAGAATTAAAAACTAAAGAGTATGAATATGGATTCTATACTTATTTAGATGCAGAAACATTTCCTAAAGGACTTAATGAAGATGTAATCAGAGCAATTTCTTTAAAAAAGGAAGAGCCAGAATGGATGACGGAATGGCGTTTAGATGCTTTCCGCAAATGGGAGGCTATGGCCGAGCCAGAATGGGCAAACGTACGTTACGAAAAACCAGATTTTCAAAACATTAGTTACTATTCTGCACCTAAAAAAGCGGATCCTAACAAAAGCTTAGATGATGTAGATCCTGAGTTGTTAGAAATGTATAAAAAACTAGGAATTTCTGTTGATGAACAAAAGAAATTACAAAACATTGCAGTAGATATTGTAGTGGATTCTGTTTCTGTAGCTACAACATTTAAAAAGACCCTAAACGAAAAAGGAATTATTTTCTGTCCAATTTCTGAAGCAATTAAAGAGCATCCAGAATTGGTAAAGAAATATATGGGTTCTGTAGTTCCTAAAACAGATAACTTTTATGCAGCATTAAATTCAGCTGTGTTTACAGATGGTTCTTTCTGTTATATTCCAAAAGGAGTTACTTGTCCAATGGAATTGTCTACTTATTTCCGTATTAACGAAAGTGGAACGGGGCAGTTTGAGCGTACATTGGTAATTGCTGATGAAGGTTCTTTTGTAAGTTATTTAGAAGGATGTACTGCACCAAGTAGAGATGAAAATCAATTGCATGCAGCAGTGGTAGAGTTAATAGCTTTAGATGATGCTGAAATTAAATATTCAACTGTTCAAAACTGGTTCCCTGGAGATGCTGCTGGTAAAGGTGGGGTTTACAATTTTGTAACCAAAAGAGCTGTTTGTGAAAAGAACGCAAAAGTATCTTGGACACAAGTAGAAACAGGTTCTGCGGTAACTTGGAAATATCCATCATGTATTTTAAAAGGTGATAATTCTACTGGAGAATTTTATTCTATTGCAGTAACAAATAATTATCAACAAGCAGATACAGGAACAAAAATGGTACACTTAGGGAATAATACTAAGAGTACAATTATTTCTAAAGGTATTTCTGCTGGACATTCTCACAATAGTTATAGAGGTTTGGTAAGGGTAAATCCTAAAGCAGAAAATGCTCGTAACTTCTCTCAATGTGATTCTTTGTTGATGGGTGATTTATGTGGAGCACATACTTTTCCATATATAGAGGTTAAAAACAAATCGGCTAAAATAGAGCATGAGGCAACTACAAGTAAAATTGGTGAAGATCAATTGTTTTACTGTAACCAACGTGGTATAGATACTGAAAAAGCGATTGCATTAATTGTAAACGGATTTAGTAAAGAGGTATTAAATAAATTACCAATGGAGTTTGCTGTAGAAGCACAAAAATTATTAGAAATCAGTTTAGAAGGAAGTGTTGGATAA
- a CDS encoding HesB/IscA family protein, which translates to MIKVSDIAKKKVVELMTDDGYDAANDFVRVGVKSGGCSGLSYDLKFDKEQQEGDKVFEDNGVKIVVDKKSFLYLVGTTLEYSGGLNGTGFVFNNPNANRTCGCGESFSL; encoded by the coding sequence ATGATAAAAGTATCGGATATCGCTAAGAAAAAAGTTGTAGAATTAATGACCGATGATGGTTATGATGCTGCTAATGATTTTGTTAGAGTGGGAGTAAAGAGTGGAGGATGTTCTGGGTTATCGTACGATTTAAAGTTTGATAAAGAGCAACAAGAAGGAGATAAAGTTTTTGAAGACAACGGAGTTAAGATTGTTGTTGATAAGAAAAGCTTTTTATACCTAGTAGGAACAACTTTGGAATATTCTGGAGGATTGAACGGAACAGGATTTGTTTTTAACAATCCTAATGCTAACAGAACTTGTGGTTGTGGTGAAAGTTTTTCACTATAA
- the thiL gene encoding thiamine-phosphate kinase has protein sequence MLEDKAPQKTDIASLGEFGLISHLTQYFTITQNSTVKGVGDDCAVLDAKGLKTLVTTDLLVEGIHFNLSYMPLKHLGYKAVMVNLSDVYAMNAEASQITVSIALSNRFPLEAVEELYSGIQLACEKYNVDLVGGDTTSSTKGLLISVTAIGHAEDDKITYRNTAKENDLLVVTGDLGAAYLGFQVLEREKQVFEVDPNNQPDLDEYTYLIERQLKPEARKDIVKILHDLEVVPTSMIDISDGLSSEAIHICQQSKVGCNIYEDKLPLDPQVISTCEEFDLNSTTVALNGGEDYELLFTIAQSDFDKIKGNPHLTVIGHMTDEASGMNLITRGSNQSVPLTAQGWNALLDQNTDS, from the coding sequence ATGTTAGAAGATAAAGCGCCTCAAAAAACAGACATTGCAAGTCTAGGAGAATTTGGTTTAATTTCTCACTTAACACAATATTTTACCATTACTCAAAATTCAACTGTTAAAGGTGTAGGTGATGATTGTGCTGTTTTAGATGCAAAAGGTTTAAAAACCCTTGTTACTACAGATTTGTTAGTAGAAGGAATTCACTTTAACTTATCGTACATGCCATTAAAGCATTTAGGATATAAAGCCGTAATGGTTAATTTATCTGATGTATATGCCATGAATGCAGAAGCTAGTCAGATTACAGTATCTATTGCTTTGTCAAACAGATTTCCTTTAGAAGCTGTAGAAGAATTGTACAGTGGAATTCAATTAGCTTGTGAAAAATACAATGTTGATTTAGTTGGAGGTGATACTACCTCATCTACCAAAGGGTTGCTAATAAGCGTAACTGCAATTGGGCATGCCGAAGATGATAAAATTACTTACCGTAACACCGCAAAAGAAAATGATTTACTAGTGGTTACTGGTGATTTAGGAGCTGCTTATTTAGGTTTTCAAGTTTTAGAACGCGAAAAACAAGTGTTTGAAGTAGATCCAAACAATCAACCTGATTTAGATGAATACACTTATTTAATTGAACGTCAATTAAAGCCAGAAGCTAGAAAAGATATTGTTAAAATTTTACATGATTTAGAGGTTGTACCCACTTCTATGATTGACATTTCTGATGGTTTATCATCCGAAGCCATTCATATTTGTCAGCAATCAAAAGTAGGATGTAATATTTATGAAGATAAACTTCCTTTAGACCCTCAAGTAATTTCTACTTGCGAAGAATTTGATTTAAACAGCACCACAGTTGCCCTAAATGGTGGAGAGGATTATGAATTATTGTTCACCATTGCTCAAAGTGATTTTGATAAAATTAAAGGAAATCCACACTTAACTGTTATTGGTCACATGACTGATGAGGCTAGTGGAATGAATTTAATTACTCGTGGATCTAATCAATCTGTACCTTTAACTGCACAGGGTTGGAATGCTTTGTTAGATCAAAATACTGATTCGTAA
- a CDS encoding 3'-5' exonuclease, with translation MNFKTQKENILFLDIETVPLYKTFSEVPDVEKDLFENKTAYKRGEEISAEEFYSNAGIWAEFGKVVCISVGYFVNQELRITSFASKDEKEILIGFKKLLEVHFNQPQQLLCGHNAKEFDFPFIARRMIVHGLDLPVKLNLFGKKPWEIPHLDTLELWKFGDYKHYTSLKLLTHLLGVPSPKGDIDGSQVGTVFYEQDDLPRIVRYCEQDVLALARVYLRFNNEKIVSDEDVVFVAK, from the coding sequence ATGAATTTTAAAACTCAAAAAGAAAATATTCTCTTTTTAGATATTGAAACAGTTCCATTGTACAAAACGTTTTCTGAAGTTCCTGATGTTGAAAAAGACTTGTTTGAAAACAAAACGGCTTATAAAAGAGGCGAGGAAATAAGTGCGGAAGAGTTTTATAGCAATGCAGGAATTTGGGCAGAATTTGGAAAAGTTGTGTGTATATCTGTTGGGTATTTTGTTAACCAAGAATTAAGAATCACCTCTTTTGCCTCTAAAGACGAGAAAGAAATTTTAATAGGTTTTAAAAAGTTGTTAGAAGTTCATTTTAATCAACCACAACAGCTTTTATGTGGTCATAACGCTAAAGAGTTCGATTTCCCTTTTATTGCTCGTAGAATGATTGTGCACGGGTTAGATTTACCTGTTAAATTAAACTTGTTTGGAAAAAAACCATGGGAAATACCACATTTAGATACTTTGGAGTTGTGGAAGTTTGGAGATTACAAACACTATACTTCCTTAAAGCTATTAACACATTTATTAGGGGTTCCAAGTCCCAAAGGAGATATAGATGGTAGCCAAGTAGGAACTGTTTTTTATGAACAAGATGACCTACCTAGAATTGTTCGTTATTGTGAACAAGATGTTTTGGCTTTGGCAAGGGTGTATTTGCGTTTTAACAATGAAAAAATTGTTAGTGATGAGGATGTGGTTTTTGTTGCTAAATAA
- a CDS encoding TonB-dependent receptor codes for MRNLLVTFFTLVSVLTVAQSKGTISGKIQDQDMGLEPLPFVSVYDSTNNSVGTTSDFDGNYSIQLTAGVHTLVFDFVGYETVKKQVTVKAGATQNITIVMKSVADALDAVVLTAVINKESEEALMEVQKDAVEIVTAIGAEELSKKGVGDVATAVTKAAGVTKQEGGSGSIFVRGLGDRYNVTTLNGLPLPSNNPSNKNISLDIFSTDIVEYVGISKTFESQNYADFGGANININAKKFSGTPYAKIGLGLGANSNVIGLDNFYLQDGPSYFGFKTVERPSNPLSPNYSTSWDRQTRKNTLNNSVSLSGGKKFDLGEAGKINAFITGSFDADNKYVEGVSRGNISAQGFINSDFNKKSYKYGTNTTVMGTADYKINQQNSILFTTLFLNSTSQEYSEYEGTNQDFDGGVNSTDFSGFIKRGTFDKTQLIVNQLVGKHNLNEKLDIDWAVGYSLLNNVIPDRMQNTFVPSRDGSDNYTFYVNSSIHNHRFFQDLNENEFSTNLSASYKFASDEEDYKGKFTVGYSGRFKSIDFVSNQYSFFPKENKFNFSKQDIHNVDSFFNPSMFNGSDVVRAINNSYEGSLFVNSLFLSLQYKLTPRLTTILGTRIESVSQLIDYKTSLQPAGDSSDFTALKVLPSLISKFKLNDKQNLKLAFSQTYTLPQFKEKVKMLFEEVNQAYIGNPDLYESTNYNLDLGWELFPGNGELVSVTTFGKIIQNPINAVFISPSTDISYVNSGDVAKAIGVEFELRKNLFVVENEDLLQTKLSFGLNASYIYHDQELDSEKVKRENEISADFTFENSRLAGASDVLANADVSFFREISENKDLTATLSYGYFSDKLAVLGTSNRGNLVDKSINQLDFILKSNLSEKLKVGLSIKNILNPVYKREQVQSDVPGSIVDDILVSSYKTGTSFSLSLGYTF; via the coding sequence ATGAGAAATTTATTAGTTACATTTTTTACTTTGGTGAGTGTATTAACAGTTGCACAATCAAAAGGAACCATTTCAGGAAAAATTCAAGATCAGGATATGGGCTTAGAGCCTTTACCTTTTGTTAGTGTTTATGATAGTACAAACAATAGCGTTGGTACTACTTCAGACTTTGATGGAAATTACTCCATTCAATTAACAGCAGGAGTGCATACTCTTGTTTTTGATTTTGTTGGGTACGAAACTGTAAAAAAACAAGTTACCGTAAAAGCAGGAGCTACACAAAACATTACTATCGTAATGAAATCTGTTGCCGATGCCTTAGATGCAGTAGTTTTAACCGCTGTTATCAATAAAGAGAGTGAAGAGGCTTTAATGGAAGTGCAAAAAGATGCTGTTGAAATTGTAACAGCAATTGGAGCAGAAGAACTTTCTAAAAAAGGAGTTGGAGATGTTGCAACGGCTGTTACAAAGGCTGCTGGGGTTACTAAACAAGAAGGGGGTTCTGGAAGTATTTTTGTAAGAGGTTTAGGAGATAGATATAATGTTACTACTTTAAATGGATTACCATTACCATCAAACAATCCATCAAACAAAAACATAAGTCTTGATATTTTTTCTACAGATATCGTTGAATATGTTGGGATAAGCAAAACTTTTGAATCTCAAAATTATGCAGACTTTGGGGGAGCAAATATTAATATTAATGCAAAGAAATTCTCAGGAACTCCATATGCTAAAATAGGTTTAGGATTAGGAGCTAACAGTAATGTAATAGGTTTGGATAATTTTTATTTACAAGATGGTCCAAGTTATTTTGGATTTAAAACTGTAGAAAGACCATCTAATCCTTTATCTCCGAATTACTCAACTAGTTGGGATAGACAAACAAGAAAAAACACATTGAATAATAGTGTTTCTTTATCTGGTGGAAAGAAATTTGATTTGGGAGAAGCGGGTAAAATAAACGCTTTTATTACAGGTTCATTCGATGCAGATAATAAATATGTAGAAGGAGTGAGTAGAGGTAATATTAGTGCACAAGGTTTTATCAATTCTGATTTTAATAAAAAATCGTATAAATATGGTACCAATACTACTGTTATGGGAACAGCAGATTATAAAATTAACCAACAGAATTCAATTTTATTTACTACGTTGTTTTTAAATTCAACATCTCAAGAATATAGTGAGTATGAAGGAACAAATCAAGATTTTGATGGAGGTGTAAATAGTACAGATTTTAGTGGGTTCATTAAAAGAGGTACATTTGATAAAACTCAGTTAATCGTTAATCAATTAGTAGGTAAACATAACTTAAATGAAAAGTTAGATATTGATTGGGCTGTTGGATACAGTCTCTTAAACAATGTTATTCCGGATCGTATGCAAAATACTTTCGTTCCTTCTAGAGATGGTTCAGATAACTATACTTTTTATGTGAATTCGTCTATTCATAATCATAGATTCTTTCAGGATTTAAACGAAAATGAATTTTCAACGAATCTTTCAGCATCATATAAATTTGCTAGTGATGAGGAAGATTATAAAGGGAAATTCACAGTAGGGTATTCAGGGAGGTTTAAATCAATAGATTTTGTGTCAAATCAGTATTCATTTTTTCCTAAAGAAAATAAATTTAATTTTTCAAAACAAGACATACATAATGTAGATTCTTTTTTTAATCCATCTATGTTTAACGGAAGTGATGTAGTAAGAGCAATTAATAACTCATACGAGGGGTCACTTTTTGTAAACTCATTGTTTTTAAGTTTACAATACAAATTAACGCCTAGGTTAACAACTATATTGGGTACTAGAATAGAATCAGTTAGTCAGTTAATTGATTATAAAACTTCATTGCAGCCAGCAGGAGATAGTTCAGATTTTACAGCATTAAAAGTTTTACCAAGTTTAATTTCAAAATTTAAATTAAATGATAAACAAAATTTAAAACTAGCTTTTAGTCAAACATATACTTTACCACAGTTTAAGGAAAAAGTAAAAATGTTGTTCGAGGAAGTTAACCAAGCATATATTGGAAATCCAGATTTATATGAGTCTACAAATTACAACTTAGATTTAGGGTGGGAATTATTTCCAGGAAATGGTGAATTAGTTTCTGTAACAACTTTTGGAAAAATCATTCAAAACCCAATTAATGCGGTGTTTATTAGTCCATCAACAGATATTAGTTATGTGAATAGTGGAGATGTTGCAAAAGCCATTGGGGTAGAATTTGAATTAAGAAAAAATCTTTTTGTTGTAGAAAACGAAGATTTGTTACAAACAAAATTATCATTCGGATTAAATGCATCATATATATATCATGATCAAGAATTAGATTCTGAAAAAGTAAAGAGAGAAAATGAAATTTCTGCTGATTTTACATTTGAGAACTCTAGACTTGCAGGAGCTTCTGATGTTTTAGCAAATGCAGATGTTAGTTTTTTTAGAGAGATTTCAGAAAACAAGGATTTAACAGCAACACTTTCATATGGGTATTTCTCAGATAAACTAGCCGTTTTAGGTACTTCTAATAGAGGGAACTTAGTTGATAAATCAATTAATCAATTAGATTTTATATTAAAATCTAATCTTTCGGAGAAACTTAAAGTTGGACTATCGATAAAAAACATATTAAATCCAGTTTATAAGAGAGAACAAGTGCAAAGTGATGTACCAGGTAGTATTGTAGATGATATATTGGTTAGTTCATATAAAACAGGAACAAGTTTTAGTTTGTCGTTAGGGTATACTTTTTAA
- a CDS encoding response regulator transcription factor, giving the protein METNQIKILLVDDEPDILEIVGYNLKKEGYDIYTAENGLEAVNQAKKIQPHLILLDVMMPGMDGVEACEKIREIPDLGDVIISFFTARGEDYSQVAGFDAGADDYITKPIKPKLLISKIKSLLRRVKEEGSNNSTELGGITIDRDEYLIIKDGDKIVLPRKEFELFSLLTSKPGKVFNRESIMKKVWGSDVVVGDRTIDVHIRKLREKIGDDYFKTVKGVGYKFILHEN; this is encoded by the coding sequence ATGGAAACAAATCAAATTAAAATACTTTTAGTAGATGACGAACCAGACATCTTAGAAATTGTTGGTTATAATCTTAAAAAAGAAGGATATGATATTTACACTGCCGAAAATGGTTTAGAAGCTGTAAATCAGGCAAAAAAAATACAACCTCATTTAATTTTATTAGATGTAATGATGCCCGGAATGGATGGTGTTGAAGCTTGCGAAAAAATTAGAGAAATTCCTGATTTAGGAGATGTAATCATTTCTTTTTTTACTGCTAGAGGTGAAGATTATAGCCAAGTTGCTGGGTTTGATGCTGGAGCAGATGACTATATTACCAAGCCTATTAAGCCAAAATTACTTATTAGTAAGATTAAATCTTTATTAAGAAGAGTTAAAGAAGAAGGAAGTAATAATAGTACTGAATTAGGAGGAATTACCATAGACCGTGATGAATACCTAATTATTAAAGATGGTGATAAAATTGTATTGCCTAGAAAAGAATTTGAACTTTTTTCTTTATTAACATCTAAACCAGGTAAAGTTTTCAATAGAGAATCTATCATGAAAAAAGTTTGGGGTAGCGATGTAGTTGTAGGAGACAGAACTATTGATGTACATATTAGAAAACTACGCGAAAAAATTGGTGACGATTACTTTAAAACCGTTAAGGGTGTAGGATATAAGTTTATTTTACATGAAAATTAA